The genomic window ATAGTGATGGAAGAAGCTAATCTATCACGGTGAAAAAGACAATCAGCTTCAAAGGTTTCATATAATTATTTAAGTGTTCCTATAGGAGGAGAGTTTTTTGTTGAATTAGCCGATGGTACGGAGGTTTGGTTAAATTCAGATTCAAAAATTGCCTTTCCAAAAATTTCGAAGACGGAGAAAAAAGAGAAGTAATTGATTTATGGGGAAGCATATTTTAAAGTCTCTCCAAGCTCAGAACATAAAGGATCAAGATTTGTCTTGAAAACGGGCGAACAGTATCGAGGTTTTGGGAACCCAATTCAATGTAAAAGCTTATAAAGAAGATACTAATATCTATACAACTTTAGTCGAGGGTGTTGTAAAATTGAATAGTACCGATAGCCAAAGTAAAAATTTAGTTCCTGGGGAACAGGCAATCTTCAGCAAACAAAATAAGGATCTAATTATTTCGCCCGTCGAAATATCTTATGAAGTTTCTTGAAAGAAGGTGTATTCAAGTTCAAATATAAAAACCTAGAGCAAATTATGACCGTATTATCACGATGGTATAACGTTCAGGTTATTTATGAGGATGAAAATTTGAAGGAAGTAAAATTTAATGGACAACTTCGAAAAGACCAAGAGTTAAAAGATATCTTAGAATTGTTTAAAAACACAAATTTTATAACGAATTATGAAGTAAAAAATAACGTAGTTATACTGAAATAACATAATAAAAAAGGAGTAAAGCCTGCACTCGCCAAAGTTGATGCTTTCTCCCTTCAATTAATAACCAGTTAAATATATTAACTAATTAACACCCTCTAAATTTATGAAATAAAATTAACTACTAACTCGACTGTTCAGTTTAGGAGTACATTAAAATTCTAATGAAAAGTTTCGTTTTTTTATTCTGTACAACTGTATTCAGTTTTACGTCTACTAACATTTTATCTCAAAATGCTAATATTAGCATCGATTCTGATAAAACAATTTCAGTAGATGAGGTACTTAATTTAGTGATGACAAACTGATTATGTTTTTGTATATCAGTCCGATTTGTTCAAAGACTTGCCAGAAGTCGAATTAAAAAAAGGAATTATCAAGGCTAACAATTTGCTTAATTCTAGTTTGGTAGAT from Zunongwangia endophytica includes these protein-coding regions:
- a CDS encoding DUF4974 domain-containing protein; this encodes MKEGVFKFKYKNLEQIMTVLSRWYNVQVIYEDENLKEVKFNGQLRKDQELKDILELFKNTNFITNYEVKNNVVILK